The following coding sequences are from one Lolium rigidum isolate FL_2022 chromosome 6, APGP_CSIRO_Lrig_0.1, whole genome shotgun sequence window:
- the LOC124668483 gene encoding phosphoenolpyruvate/phosphate translocator 3, chloroplastic-like → MQRAVAASISSSRATAWASSSATARHAGAASCSTSRHPVAPIRIQGNRHPVPVPLSLPLLSTRRPARTALAAAAATTAELPPADEAASNSGGIAGAVQLGAMIVAWYLLNIYFNIYNKQVLQALPFPLPYTITAFQLGFGSLAILFMWAARLHPLPKLSAAQLAKIAPLAAGHMLGTVFTNMSLGAVAVSFTHTIKASEPFFTVLLSAFFLGEWPSLLVLGSLVPIVGGVALASLTEVSFNWVGFWSAMASNLLNQTRNVLSKRLLGGEEEESMDDINLFSLITVLSFLLSCPLMLLAEGVKFSPAYLQSTGVNLQELCVRAALAGLCFHGYQKISYMILARVSPVTHSVANCVKRVVVIVSSVLFFRTPISPVNALGTGAALGGVYLYSRLKKSKPKSQ, encoded by the exons ATGCAGCGCGCCGTGGCGGCTTCCATCTCCTCTTCCCGCGCCACGGCCTGGGCGTCGTCCTCCGCCACCGCGCGCCATGCCGGCGCCGCCTCCTGCTCCACCTCGCGCCACCCCGTCGCGCCTATCCGGATTCAGGGCAACCGGCACCCTGTTCCCGTTCCCCTGTCCCTGCCGCTGCTCTCGACGAGACGGCCAGCACGGACGGCCTTGGCAgccgcggcggcgaccacggcggaGCTGCCCCCGGCTGACGAGGCGGCATCCAACAGCGGCGGCATTGCGGGCGCGGTGCAGCTCGGCGCCATGATCGTCGCatggtacctcctcaacatctacttcaacatctacaacaagcaGGTCCTGCAGGCGCTGCCCTTCCCGCTCCCCTACACCATCACCGCCTTCCAGCTCGGATTCGGCTCCCTCGCCATACTCTTCATGTGGGCCGCCAGGCTGCACCCGCTCCCAAAGCTCTCCGCCGCGCAG CTGGCCAAGAtcgcgccgctcgccgccggccacaTGCTGGGCACGGTGTTCACAAACATGAGCCTGGGCGCGGTGGCAGTCTCCTTCACGCACACCATCAAGGCATCGGAGCCATTCTTCACCGTCCTGCTCTCCGCATTCTTCCTCGGAGAG TGGCCTTCTCTCCTGGTTCTGGGCTCTCTGGTGCCGATCGTCGGCGGCGTCGCGCTGGCATCATTGACCGAGGTCTCCTTCAACTG GGTTGGATTCTGGAGTGCCATGGCATCGAACCTGCTCAACCAGACGAGGAATGTGCTGAGCAAGCGGCTTCTGGGCGGCGAAGAg GAGGAATCCATGGATGACATAAACCTCTTCTCCCTCATCACCGTGCTGTCCTTCCTGCTGTCCTGCCCGCTGATGCTGCTGGCCGAAGGGGTCAAGTTCTCCCCTGCTTACCTCCAGAGCACG GGCGTGAACCTGCAGGAGCTCTGCGTGAGGGCAGCGCTGGCGGGCCTCTGCTTCCACGGCTACCAGAAGATCTCCTACATGATCCTGGCGAGGGTGTCGCCCGTGACACACTCCGTCGCCAACTGCGTGAAGCGGGTGGTGGTCATCGTGTCCTCCGTCCTCTTCTTCAGGACGCCCATCTCGCCTGTCAATGCGCTGG GAACTGGCGCTGCACTAGGCGGAGTTTACCTCTACTCCAGGCTGAAGAAGAGTAAACCCAAGAGTCAATGA